The Medicago truncatula cultivar Jemalong A17 chromosome 7, MtrunA17r5.0-ANR, whole genome shotgun sequence genome includes the window CAGAAGCGTCGTGCGAGCCGGCAACGACGGAGGAGGTGGGGAGTGTTCCGGGCAGCGGTGGTGCTGAGAAGTATGAAAGACAGAGAGATGTATGCTCGCCGCTCGGAGCTGTGCTGTGGACTCACCAGGTGAAGGAATAGGTTACAAATTAGTtaattcaaatttattgttataaaactattaaaataagattaaagagaagaagagagaatagagtGAGAAGAAAGAGGATTATATTATTCTCTATATTCAATTAGGTTACATATGAGCTCTATAGATAGAGTAATACAATGACTTGGGGATCCAGTATAATAAAGCCCAATAAACTAAGAGTATGACCTAATAACCCAATTGTTATATGGACATCCACTTCTAATATTCATAACATTTATGTATTTAACTTGAtatttttagttgttttaaTCAAGGACAAAACaaccatcattttttttttcaatgtgtAATTTTCTGTCATATTAAAAGTACAACATAGCATGGTACATCATGAAACATATTGGGCTAGCTTATTTTGCGATAAAATTATTGTGATATCAGGATAGATCCTTATATCTAGTAGTGATATTTCTGAACTCATTATGTTGAGTTAAGTTGGACTTAAAGTATCAACAACTAACTTACAATCTCATACTCAAAGATAACGAATGTCATGCCACGATTAATCGCAATGTTTATGGCCTTGAGTAAACATAATGCTTAAGCTTATGgaggggtataattgaaataacaatACTTCGAGAAACTAAGCAATAACGCCCCTCAAAAGTCTCTAAAACAAATGTCAAGGTCCGTAATAATGTTGTTATTAAAGAGTGCACAATTCACATTACATTTCACCATGAGAGGAGAAGGTTCTACCCATAAAGCATCTTGGCACGTATCCTGGTTCGGTTGCCTTGCTTTTTGCATATAGCTCCATTCTTTGAGAGTTTTTTTTGCCACAACACAGTAGATAAAGGTGGCGTGTTTGTGCCTTCCCATAACTTTGGATTTCGCCTTTTCCACAATTTCCAAAGTATCATGGACGCCATCTCCTTTTGatgaattgatattttgttaataaaatcaaagaaaatgcTAATAAAGTCATTAGTAGTACACAATAAATCATAAACAatgttatttagatgagttaATTCCTAACACTTCAAAGCTTTtaagcagaaaaaaaaaagaatggatGTGTGATTTAGCCAGTTGTTCAAAGTGCACACACGTGTCATCAATTGAGAGACCCTTCTATACCAAACGAAAATGTGTGGGAAGACACCTATAAGCGAGATGCCATAACATAAACCTAATTCTATGAGGGATTTGTTGTTTCCATACAACATTTCAATTACAAGGAGTTGTGACATAAGATGAGAAAACTTTAGGTTGCAAAGACACACATAATCTATAAGCTGATTTGATCGTGTaatccctcttttttttttttttttagggaaaacctaaatattttgagaaataatTTTGACATCTATAATAGTTTTTACCCAACTTAAATGCTTATTCTTTGTAATCCTTTTAGAGTTACACATATATGATTtccagtttaaaaaaaaatatgcaactgaaaattaacatttaaagtaattattttttggacTAACATCTCTCTTTTTACTAATAGATAATATTcccatcaaataaaaaaataaaacgcaCAATAACTATGTTTCTTTAATTTCCATACAAATATCTACtatatttctttatattttttagttgatttataagttgtaatttgttttttgaaagaataaataaGTTGTCAAAAAAGAGGAATATATAATGTTTAAATAATTTggtaaacaaaagaaaagataataatTGCAGTGACCAGTTAACATTAACATGACGACGGTCTCTCTATTGGCGCCACCAATTTCCCTCCTCCACCGTCgaccttcttcttctcctccaaCTCTAACAACTCACTCTCACACCCACAATTTCTCTAACcccattttctcaaattcctcaaccaacaaaaaaactataGTCTTTGGTATCAATCCCAGTGACTCAAGACCAGACAATCCTCTTTTCTTGGATGAAAACAATGCAGTGGTCGATGACATGGACGGTTACCTCAACAACCTTTCCCTCGAATACGA containing:
- the LOC25499130 gene encoding uncharacterized protein — encoded protein: MTTVSLLAPPISLLHRRPSSSPPTLTTHSHTHNFSNPIFSNSSTNKKTIVFGINPSDSRPDNPLFLDENNAVVDDMDGYLNNLSLEYESVWDTKPSWCQPWTITLTGVSIISISWLIFNSIFVTSAISLLIFAWWYIFLYSYPKAYSAMIAERREKVTDGVEDTFGRRKKQ